One genomic segment of Mauremys mutica isolate MM-2020 ecotype Southern chromosome 10, ASM2049712v1, whole genome shotgun sequence includes these proteins:
- the LOC123378491 gene encoding histone H4-like — protein MSGRGKGGKGLGKGGAKRHRKVLCDNIQGITKPAIRRLARRGGVKRISGLIYEETRGVLKVFLENVIRDAVTYTEHAKRKTVTAMDVVYALKRQGRTLYRFGG, from the coding sequence ATGTCTGGTCGCGGCAAAGGTGGTAAGGGCTTGGGAAAGGGAGGCGCTAAGCGCCATCGCAAGGTGCTCTGTGATAACATTCAAGGTATTACGAAGCCAGCTATTCGTCGTTTGGCGCGGCGTGGTGGTGTGAAGCGTATTTCTGGATTGATTTACGAAGAGACCCGAGGAGTGCTGAAAGTGTTTCTAGAGAACGTCATCCGCGATGCTGTTACTTACACTGAACACGCTAAGCGGAAGACTGTGACTGCCATGGATGTGGTCTACGCTCTGAAACGCCAGGGTCGCACTCTGTACAGGTTCGGAGGCTAA